The window TTCACGGCGGCCACCAGTCCATTGCTGCCGGAAGAAATTCGTCAGCGCACCCAGGAAAACCTTCTGCCACCCCGTGCGGTGGCTCCTCTGGTGCGGGAATTGGCCAAGCTTCCTGAGCCCCAGCAGGAAGATCTGCGCAAGGTGCTCCGCGATGAGCCCGAACTCGACCGCATCAAGGACGTCACCAGCACAGCGCGTTGGATCACCAAGGCAACGGAGTCGGGTGTTGCTGTGCGTGCCTTTCAACAGGGTGAACTGGACCTCGACCGCGCTATGCAGGAAGCCCAGCGCCTGGATGCCCTTGGCCTGCTGGCTGATGCGATGGGCCAGGCCCAGGCCCTTGAGTCTGCGGTGCTGAAGCTGCACACCTCCTGGCGGCGCTTGGGGGGGCTTCAGGAGCGGCTTTGGGTTGAAAGCGGCAGCAGCACGCCTTACCTGCGCGATGTGTTGAACGCCTTGCAGACCCTCAGTGGCGCCACGATGCGGGTGTCGTTGGGAGAGCTCGCCGGTGGCAAACGGGTCCGGCTCCAGCTGGTGGAGGAGGCCCACGATCAATTGGATCCTCCGCCGCTGCCCTGACTCCAGATCTTGTGCTCGATAAGCTGAAGTCTCCACATCTGGTGTGTTCTGGCTTCGCTCGAGCGTGCACTGCAGACCCACTTCGGTTGGGATGGCTTCCGCCCTGGGCAACGGCCCGTGGTGGATGCCGTGCTGGCCGGCAGGGACGCGTTGGCGGTGCTGCCCACCGGTGGTGGCAAATCGCTCTGCTATCAGCTACCGGCCCTGGTGCGCGAAGGCCTGGTGGTGGTGATTTCACCGTTGGTGGCGCTGATGGAGGACCAGGTGATGGCCCTGCAGCGCCGGGGAATCGCTGCGGCCTGCCTGCATGCCGGACTGGATCCAGCCCGACGCCAGCACGCCTTGGAACAGCTGCGGGACGCGACCCTGCGTCTGCTTTACATCGCGCCGGAACGACTGCAGGGTGAGCAGATCCGGCTGATGCTGGAACGTCATGCCACAGAGGGGCGACTGGTGGCCATAGCGGTGGATGAGGCCCACTGCATCAGTGCCTGGGGGCATGACTTCCGCCCCGATTACCGCCGCCTGGGTCAGGTCCGCCGCCTCTGCCCGGGAGTGCCAATGCTGGCCCTCAGCGCGACGGCAGCCCCACGGGTGCGGGCCGACATCATTCGCCTACTGGATCTGCGTCGCCCGCTCGTGCAGGTGAGTTCGGCCCGCCGGGACAACCTCCAGTACACGATGCAGCGGCGCCCCAGGGACCCCATGCCGCAGGTGTTGGAGGCACTGGAGATGTCCCGTGGCGCCGCGCTGATCTATGCCCGCACCCGTCGTTCCGTGGAGCAGTGGGCGGAACGTCTCAGTGACCAAGGGGTTGCAGCAACGCCGTATCACGCTGGCTTGGATCCGGAGACCCGTCAGCAGGCCCTGAGGCTGTTCCTCGAGCACGAGCGGCCCGTCCTGGTGGCGACGGTGGCCTTCGGAATGGGGGTTGACCGAGGCGATGTGGGCCTCGTGCTTCACCTTGATCTGCCGGCCACCCCGGAGGGTTATCTGCAGGAGTCGGGCCGTGCCGGCAGAGACGGCAAGTCGGCCCATTGCCAGGTGCTTTTTTCGCCGGGTGATCGCACCAGCCTGGGCTGGGCCATGCAGGCCTCAGCCCGGGGCAGTGAGGCCCTTGAGGACCGCCGCCGATTGGACCTGGCGCAGCAGCAGCTGCGTCGCATGGAGGCTGTCGCGGAGGGTGAGATGTGCCGCGAACAGGCGTTGATGCTGGCGGTCGGCGAGTTGGTGGGTCCCTGTGGTCGCTGTGATCGCTGCAAGGACGCCCCCAAACGACGCGACTGGTCAGCCCAGGTGGAAACGCTCCTGGCCCATCTGGCCGAGCAGGACGGCACGGAGATGCGCCGCCTCGGAGAGCACCTGGCTCTGCATGAACCCGGACGCCACGACCGCTGGACTTGGTTGGCCCGTCGACTCGTGCAGGAGGAGTTGATTCAGGAAAGCAACGACGGTGCTCAGCGGCTTTATCTCCGTGAAAGCGGCCGGAGATTCCTGGATTCCCCCTGGCCGCTGGATTACGCCGCCTGATTTAGGTCAGGCCTTGATCTGACAGCGGTCCTTCACCAGGTCTTTTTCGAAGCGGTTCTTCGGAGCTTCCCAGGTTTTCCAGCTCCCATCGGCACCGGTCGCATTGATCTTCTTGGCGGAACAGTTCACAGCCAAATACAGGGCCTGTCCCTGGGCATTGAGGGTGGGCACCACTTGACTGCCACCCATGGCTTGCCAGTTGCCCCAGTCCACCTGGAGGGGGCCATAGGTACGCCAGTCAGCCGATTTGGCCAGGGTCTGCTGGGGCTTGGCGGCCTCGACCGGCTTGGCCTTCGCTATCGGTTTTTTGGCCTGAACGGGTTTGCTTTGCACCACCTTGATTTGTTCGGGCTTGGCCTTGGCTTGAACCCTTGGCTTCGCCGTCACAACCGGTGAGCTGGTGGTGGCGACCGGCTCCGTTTTTGCTTGCTGCGGTTGGGCGGTGATCGGTGCCTGGAAGGCGGGATCCGTCAGGTACAGACGCGTTCCCACCTCGACCTTGTTTGGGTCGGTTAGCTCGTTGATGCTGATCAGGCTGGCGACAGGCAGCTTGTAGGCCTTGGCGATCTGTGTGAGGGTCTGTCCTTTGGCAACGGTGTGTTCCGTGGCTCCTTGAATAGGGGTCACAGCAACCGGCTTGAAGGCAGGGCGCGGCAGGACTGCGTTATTGGGGAGTCGCAGGGTCTGACCGACCTCGACATGGTTGGCGTTACGCAGGTTGTTGAGGGCCATCAGGTCCCGACTGCTGACCCGGTACTGGCTAGCAATGCTGCTGAGGGTCTCACCGCTGTTGACGCGATGGCGGCCTGAGCCCGCTTTCACGGTGGGACCTGGCACTTGCAGGCGGCTTCCAGCTTCGACAAGGTCTGGGTTGCGGATCCCATTCATCCGCATCAGGGTGCCGACGCTGACGCCGTAGCGGTCAGCGATATCAGAGAGCGTCTCGCCGGATCGCACCGTCACTGAAGCAGCCGTGGCTGCCAACGGGAACCAAGCCGTCAGTAGCAGGGCGGCAAGAGCGGTACGGCGCATTTGTCTCCGGCAGATCCCCGCAAGATACGGTGCCTGACGTAAAGCGCCAGCCCTCCAGAGCAGTTGCTGCAGAAGGGATGTGGTGGCGATGAGTGCGCCTTATCCCGCCAGCCGCTTCAGCAGGTTGAGATCCACCTTGTAGGGCGGGTAGCGGAGCTTGAAATCAAACCGGAACGGGCGCTTCAGCACCGCCTTGTGGTGGCTGAACGTGTCGAAGCCGCTTTGGCCGTGGTAACTGCCCATTCCGCTGGCGCCGACGCCGCCGAAGGGCAGCTGGGGAACGCCGGCCTGCATCACCACATCGTTGAGGCAGACCCCACCTGAGCTTGTGGTGGTGAGCACCTGCTGCTGCTGGGTCTCATCCCCGCCGAAGAGGTAAAGCGCCAACGGTTTAGGCCCTTGGCGGATTTCCTGAAGGGTTGTTGTCAGATCGTCCAGTATCAGCACCGGCAGGAGGGGGCCGAACAGTTCCTCGGCCATCAGCGGATCAGTGCGGTCATCCACGCGGATCACGGTGGGGGCGATGCGCCGCTGCTCCCGGCTGATTTCTCCTCCAATCAGGATGCTGCCGTCCGCTCTGGCGGCCTCCAGAAGCTGCTCCAGCCGATTGAACTGGCGTTCATTGATGATCTGCCCAAGCTGATTCGAGTTGAGGGGATCGGCGCCATACATTTCGGTTCGGGCCTCCTCCATGGCCTTCAGCAGGGGTGAACGCAGTGCGAGTGGCACCAGCAGATGGTCTGGAGCGATGCAGGTCTGCCCGGCATTGATCCCTTTGCCCCAGATCAAGCGACGCGCCCCCACCGTGAGGTCGGCCCCTTCAAGAACGATGGCCGGACTTTTGCCACCCAGCTCCAGGGTTACCGGCGTGAGGTGTGCAGCGGCTCCCTCCAGCACTTTCCGTCCGATGCTGCCGCCACCGGTGAAAAAGATGTGGTCGAAAGGCATGGCCACCAGCGAGCCTGCCACGGATCCATCTCCCTGGACCACCTGCACCACGTCGGGCTCGAAGTGCTGAGGGATCAGCCGTGCGATCAGATCTGCGATGGCACTGGCGTGCTCCGAGGGCTTGAGCACGGCGGTGTTGCCAGCAGCCAAGGCACTGATCAAGGGCCGCAGCGTCAGTTGAAAGGGATAGTTCCAAGGTCCGATCACCAGAACGCACCCCAGTGGCTCCGGTACAACCTTGGCCTGGCCGGGGCGCAGTGAGAGGGGGACAGCCACGCGGCGTGGGCGCATCCAGCGCTCCAGCTGCCGGCCGGTGAGTTTGAGCTCCTGCCGCAGGGCTACCAGCTCAAAAAAGGCTTCGGTGGGTGGTTTGCCGAGGTCGGCGGCGAGGGCCTCGAGCACTTCCGATTCGTGCTTCTCCACCAGGGCGGAGAGCCGTTGCAATTGCTCTCGGCGCCAGGCCAGGGGACGGGTCAGCCCAGCCCCCACGAGCTCCTGCATCCGGCTCAGTTGCGTTTGGGTGAGGGCCACAGGGCTGACGATTGGGCCAGTCGGGTCTAGCAGTGGTGAATCTGCAACCGGGGGATGACCCCAGCGCTTCCGTGGTGGTCAGGGACGGTCATCTATCAGTTGATCGTTCGCAGCTATTCCGATGGGAATGGCGATGGCACCGGTGATTTCAAGGGGCTTGCGGCGCGGTTGCCGTATCTGCGTTGGCTGGGGGTCAACACCCTCTGGTTGACCCCGATTTATCCCTCTCCCCTGCGGGACGGGGGCTACGACATCACCGATTTCACCGGAATTCATCCGGATCTGGGGGATCTCTCCTCCTTCCATCGGTTCCTCACGGCGGCCCACAGCCAGGGCATGCGCGTGATTTTGGACCTGGTGCTTAACCACACCAGTGACCTGCATCCTTGGTTCCAGCGGGCCCGCTGGGCTCCTAAGGGCAGTTCGGAACGGGATGTTTACGTCTGGAGCGACGACCCCAAGCGCTACGCCGAGGCACCGGTTCTGTTCCGGCACTTTGAGGCGTCGAACTGGGAGTGGGATCCGGTCGCCGAGCAGTACTACCTGCACCGTTTCCTGCGTCATCAGCCTGATCTCAATTACGAGAACCCCTGGGTGCAGGACATGATGCTGGAGGTGGTCGACTTCTGGCTGGATCGTGGTGTCGACGGCTTCCGTCTGGATGCGGTTCCGTTCCTGTTCGAGTCAGAGGGCACCCGCTGCGAGGGGTTGCCGGAGACCCACTCTTTCCTCAAGCGATTGAGGGAGCGGGTGGATTCCCATGGTCGTGATGTGCTCTTGCTGGGAGAGGCGATTCAGCCGGTGGAGGAGGCCGCCCCTTACCTGGCGGATGACGAATTGCATGGAGCGTTCAACTTCGTGCTCACCGCCCATCTGTTCGCGGCCATTGCCAGTGGCCGCACCCAACAGCTCGGGGAGTGTCTGATGCAAGCCGAGCAGGCGGTGCGTGGTCCTCGCTGGGCCCTGCCCCTGCGCAATCACGATGAACTCTGGTTGGGGGATGGCCATCTCATCAGCGATGAAGTGATTCAGACCATCCGGGTGGGCCTACCCCAGGGGCAGGGGCACTGGTTGAACTGGGGCATTAACCGACGCCTGGCTCCTCTTCTCAATGGCGATCCACGCTCCAACCGGTTGCTGCACGGGCTCCTCTACAGCCTTCCGGGGATGCCCTGTCTGTATTACGGCGATGAACTGGGCATGGGCGACTGGCCCGGTCTGCGGGACCGAGATCCCAACCGCACGCCGATGGCCTGGACGCCGGCCCGTAACGGTGGCTTCTCCACTGCCCCCGATCCGCTGTTGGTGCTGCCACCGATCACCGCGCCTGGCTACGACTACCGCGTGGTGAATGTGGAGGTGCAGAAGCAGCTGCCGGGGTCGCTGCTGAATTGGCACCGGCGCATGCTCACCTGCCGCCGTCTGCTGCCAGCGCTGCGGCATGGAAGCTTCCGGTTGCTCCACAGCCCCCACCCCGGAGTGCTGGTGTATCTCCGCTGCACCGAGGCGATGACGGTGCTTGTGGCCGCCAATGTCACTGCTGCTGGAGCCTCGCTTGGTTTGGATCTCTCAGAGTGGTCTGGCAAGCGCACCCGTGAGGTGATGTGGGGTTGTGAATTCCCCCCCGCTGCAGCGGAGTGGTTTGTGAATCTTCCGCCTTATGGATTCAACTGGTGGTTGATCGGCGAGGTGGACGCTGAGGCTTAAGGCGACTGGAGCCGAATCGGCTGTTGCTGATGCTGAGTTAACAAGCCGGTTACGAGCTCCTTAATGACGGGCTGCCGGTGGAGGTCGCGATGCACCACCAGTCGCATCCTTTCAGGTTCGTCCCACAACGGGATGCTGACGATGGCATCACTGAGGCTCGGGGCCTTCTCCCCATAGGTGAGCCAGGCCTCGATCACCCGTTGTTCCAGCAAGGTTGCGAAGTGATCGGGCTTGCGGATGCGGGAGCTGCCAACGTTCCAGACCTGTGCGAGGTCTTGAGGCAGGGCGGTTTCAGGGCTGAAGGCCGCCTCCAGACGCAGACCCTGCACAAGTTTCAGTCGCGCCGTTTGATGCACGCCCCGCTCCAACTGCAGGAGTTGGCTGTCGCCCTCGATCTGCCAGAGGCCATCTCGCTTGAGCACGTCGACGTCAAAGGCCTTAGCGCATTTTCGCTGATTTCGGCTGACAGTGGTTTGGTGCTGGAGCGTCAGGGCCCCAACCGCATTGCCTGACTGAAGCCAGATCAACCCGTCGAGACAGCAAAGCTGATCGACCGAAACCATGCTGTTGACCAGAGCGCTCTGATCTTTCTCTGCAACGACGGCCCGGACAATCCCCAGTTCTGGGGGGGGTTAGCCCTGCCTGGGCAGGAGCAGCACCGCGCGGGTGCCACCGCTAGGGCTGATGCCCAGAGTGAGTTCTCCGTTGTGGCTGTCCATCGCAGAGCGCACGATGAACAGCCCCAGGCCGCTTCCGGAAGGCTTACTGCTGTAAAGCGGCACGTCACCGGGGTGGTCGTCAGGCAGTCCGGGACCGTTGTCGTCGACAACGATGGCCCAGTTCTGTTGCCGGCGTTCGAGCCGAATCACGATTTCCGGAGCTTCGGTTGCTGAAGGTTGAAGCAACAGGGCATCTACAGCATTTTTCACCAGATTGATCACGGCGATCTGGAGCTGGACGGCATCGCCATCCACCCAGGCGCCCTGATGACCCTTCAGCTCGGAAGGCAGCGCGGCGCTGATCCAGCTGCTGGCCTCGATCAGATTGGAGTTCACATACAACTGGACGCTGTTCAGCACGTCACGCAGGTCGAGCCGGGTCAGGTTGGTGTTCGCATTGCGGAGGATCGCCTTGATTTGATCGGTTGTTCGTGCGATGCGGCTGGATTGGTCGTCAAGGATCTGAAGGGCTTCCAGCAGCTCGACGGGATCATCGCCATTGGCACGCTGCCGAAGCTGATGCTGCAAACGCTGTGCCGTCAGGCGCAGGATGCTCAGGGGCTGATTGATTTCGTGGGCGATGGCCGCGGCTTCCAGGCTCACCTTCAGGCGCTGGTTCATCTGGGTCAGGGCCTGTTCATCCCGCAGGCGCTGTTTCTGAAACATCTGCGTGATCTGTTGCTCTTTGGCGGAGAGGTTCCGGGTGAGCTGATTGAAGGCGTTCACCATCGACTGAACCGCCATGTTCAGGTCCAACAACTCCTGGCCGCTTTTCTGGTCCAGCTCACAGCGGTATTGCAGGGTCTGAGGCTGGTCATCCCCCAGCAGGTTGATTTGCTGTTCTGTGGACCGGCTGGCTTGCCTTAGGGCGCTCAATGGCTGAAGAATCCTGTTGATCAGGCTGCGGTTCAACAGCAGGGTGAAGCCCAGCGCCAGCACGGCCGCTCCGATTTCCAGGGACAGGGTGCGGCTGCCTTGCGTCACCTCCTCGTTGGCACTGCTGGCGGTCAGCAGAACCCAGTTGAGTCCGTGGTCACCGCCCCATGGCGTTGACTGCAGCAGGAAAGCTTCTTCGTTGTGGCGCTGGAGTGCTGGTTGTGCTGAATCTCCGGGCTTCTGATGGATCCGGTGCAGCATCTCCGCCAGAGGGTGATCGAGCTCCCCGAGGCTGCTGCGCTCGTTGCTTCCTCCTGTCTTTGTGAGCGGAATACTGGGGTCTGAGCTGGCGATCAGACGTCCATCGGCTTCGATCAGCACAGCCAAGCCGCTGCGCTTCCCCCAGGCCTGGCTGAGCCAGGTGCTGAGTTGGTTGATCACCATGTCCACGCCGATCACCCCGAGCAATTGGCCATCACCGTCAAAGAGGGGGGTGTTGTACGAAACCGAATGAATGTCCGGCTGGTCTTCCCAGGCGTAGATGCTGCTCCAGGTCGGGCGTCCAGCATCAACGGTGTCGACGTACCAGGCTTCTTCATGGGTGGCACTCATGCCGGGGATGATCTCGGTTGGCTCGAGACGTTTTCCACGGGGTGAGAGGGAGAACACCGTCAATTGGCCCCGCCCCAGCCTTGTGCTGTCCTCGTAGAGCAAAACATCATCATCGGTGCCGCGTTCTAGGCCCAGGAAGGAACCATCTCGAGCGCCGTAATTGATGTAATCAACAGGGAAGGCTTTCAGCTGATGCCAGAACCGACGCCCCAGGGTGTCGAAGTTCTTCAACAGATCGGGCTGGGCATCAATGGCCGATGCGTTGAGGTCGTTGAGAAACATTGGGACGCGCAACTTGCCGCTCAGTTGCTCGCGAATTTGGGTGATCGAAAGATTTGTGCGGTGCGCTTCACTTTGCTGAATACCGCTGTTCCGCCCCAGGGTGTAAGTCACCAGGCTGAATGAACCCGCCACCAGGATGAGTTGCAGGCCGGTGGACCGGACCAACCGTTGCCCCAGGCTCAATGTGGAGTGCTGGCTCATGGGCGTGGGGTGATTTGACGCGTTAAAGATGCTTCGCGGATTAATTCAGCACCGCTGAGTTTCAATGCCTGGGCAATGGCCTTCCGGTGCGATTCGATCGTTGATGTGGCGCTATTCAACATGCGCGCGATCTCTTTGGTGCTCTTGCCGGCACCAATGAGATCGAAGATTTCGCTCTGGCGTGGTGTCAAACTTTGATGTGCTGGTTGCAGAATCCTGCTCAAGCTGTGATGCAGCGCATCGAATGAATCCCGCTTGTCGATCAAGGCATGGATTGATTCGCGCAGTTCACGCGAACTTTGGAAGTCTTCTGGTGCTCCTGTCAGAACAATGAGTTGAATGGAGGGATTGCTTTGGACAAGATGTTGTCCCAGTTCGCTGCCATCACCGTCTGGAAGATGCAGATCCAGGATGGCTAAATCCACCGGTATGTCTTTGTTGATCGCCACCGCTTGAGCGCACGATGTTGCCTTCGAGACGGTCGAGATCTCGGAGAAAGCGTCCACAATGGTTGCCAGCAGATCCAACAAAATTTGCTGATCTTCAACAACAAGGCAGTGCAAGGATTTCTCCACTGATGATGGAAAGCTAGGCCGCCTAGCGCGCATTTACACCGATTTCAGTTCGTTGTTCACCAGAGGGCTCAGCCGCTCTGCCTCGGCTGCATCGACCATCGCGAGCCGGCAACGACGGCTCAGCACATCATCGGCGCAGCTGGCGTGCTCCTTGCGGATGGCGTGCTGGATCTCAGCGCGGCAAATAGGGATCACACTGCTCAGTGGTTCGCGTGCCTCCATCGGGGCCTCAGCCACCACAGCCTCGGCGCGTAGGCCAAAGTTGTGCTGCAGATGCAGGATCTGGTGGGCTCGTTCGGGTGTGTCGGGCAGCAGGCCCTCGAGAGCCAAGGCTTGCTGCTGTAGTTCGGCGATGGTGTGGTCGGGGTTGGCGGCTGTCCCCAGCAGCGGCAGGCTTTGCGGCTTCGGCAGGAGTGCTGAAAGCTGCCGTTCCACCGCAGTCAGGGTGTCCTCAGCCATCGGTCGGCAGGTGGTCCACTTGCCCCCCATCACGCTCACCAGGCCGCAGGCCAGGGTTTCCACCTCGTGCTCCCGCACCACACGGCTGCTGTCCATGCCCTGGTCCGCGGGCTTCAGCAGCGGTCGTCCCCCCGCCCAACGGCTGCTCACCTTCGGATGCCCGAGTTGGGGAAACCAGTCATGCACGTAATTGAGCAGGTAGGTCTCCTCTTCCTCAGAGGGGGATGTGGCACTCTCCTTGGTGCAGGCCTCATCCGTCGTCCCCACCAGGGTGCGGCCGTGGAAGGGGAGCATGAACAGCACGCGTCCATCCGCAGTGGACGGCACCAGAAGCCCAAGGTTTTCCGGGCAGAGGTTCTGCTCCAGAACGATGTGGGCCCCACGGCTGGTGAGCATCCGTGGAGGGGCATCAGCCTGCGCCATTTGCCGGATCTCATCAGCGCGAATGCCCGTGGCATTCACAAACGCCGAGGCGCACCAACGTTCCCGTTGGCCCTTGGCGGATTCACTGATGGCGGCCTTGATCTGGCCTGTGCCATCGGTTTCCAGCTCCACCACCCGGCAACGGGTGCGCAGGGTTGCACCCTGCTGCTCTGCAGTGAGAGCCAGCAGAAGGTTCAGGCGTGCATCGTCGAATTGCCCATCGCTGTAGGCCACACCGCCTTGACACCCCTTCAGCAGAGGTAGGGCCTGACGCATTTGCTTCTGGGATAGCAGTCGGCTGTGGCCGATGCTCCGCTGACCGGCCAGGGCGTCATACATCCCCAGCCCAAGTCGGTAGTAGGCCTGTCCCCAGAGCTGTTGCGTGGGCAGGGCTAGCTCGAGTCGTCGGGCCAGGAACGGCGCCTGGGCCAACCAGTGGCTCCGCTCGAGCAGGGCTTCCCGCACCAGCCTCAGCTGGGCCAGATCCAGGGTCTTGAAGGCCAGCTCCAGGTAGCGGACTCCGCCATGGAGCAGCTTCGTGCTGCGGCAACTGGTGCCACCGCCGATGTCTCCGGCCTCGAGCAGGGCCACGCTCAGCCCCCGTCGTGTTGCCTCATAGGCCACGCTGGCACCGCTGGCACCAGCCCCGATGACCAGCAGGTCCACCTGGTGATCAGCCATGCCACCCCAGGCTTCTGGTCACGGCGTCCTGCCAGCGTGCGCGCCAGCGGCTGCGCTGGGATTCGTCCATCTGTGGCTGAAATCGTTCCGCGCCGTCACTCCGCGCGGTCGCGAGATGTTCCAGGTTGCTGATCACCCCCGCTTGAAGGCCTGCGAACAGTGCTACGCCCCGGGCGGTGCTCTCGAGGCTGGCGGGCCGCCGGACCGTCAGACCTGTGCAATCCGCCTGTGCCTGCAAGAGGGGATCGGAGGCAGCGGCGCCACCATCCACGGCGAGTTCTCCCAGGCTCGTGCCGAGGGCCTGCTCGGCAAGCTCCACCAACGTCGCCACCGACAGGGCGATTCCTTCCAGAGCCGCACGGGCGATGTGACCGCGCCCACTGTCACGGGTGAGGCCCACCAGAACACCGCGAGCCTGGGGATCCCAGTGCGGTGTCCCCCAGCCGGTGAAGGCGGGCACGAGCATCACACCTCCCGAATCCGGCACAGAACGCGCCAGGTCGTTGACCTGAGGGGCTTGATCAATGATCTGCAGCCCATCCCGCAGCCACTGGATCACGGTGCCGGCGTTGAACAGACTTCCCTCAAGGCAGAAGCTGGGTGTTCCGGCGGCATCGGTCCAGCCGAGGGTGCTGAGCAGCCCCGCATCCGAGCGGCGGATGACGTCGCCGGTGTTGATCACCAGAAAGGCCCCCGTCCCGTAGGTGCACTTTCCTTCCCCGGGTTGCAGGCACAGCTGGCCAAGGGTGGCGGCCTGTTGGTCGCCAAGCATCGCCTGGATCGGTAGGCCTGCAAAAGGCAGATCCGATCCAATGTGCCCGAACTCCCCGCGGCAGGGCAGTAGCTCCGGCAGAGCGTTGGCGGGTAGCCCTGTCGGGGTTCGGAAGTCATCCACCCAGCGCTGCTGCTCCAGATCCATCAACAGCGTTCGGCTGGCATTGCTCATGTCGCTGCCGTGGCGCTGGCCACCCGTGAGCTGCCAGAGCAGCCAGCTCTCCACCGTTCCGAAACAGAGGTCATCGCTGGCCGCGGCGGATTGGGCGTCGTCGTAGTGATCGAGCATCCAGCGGATCTTGCTGGCACTGAAATAGGGGTCGAGCAGCAAGCCCGTGCGTCGGCGCCACTCCTGCTCAAGACCCTGCTGCTTCCAGGCCTCGCAGATGGCGGCGGTGCGGCCGTCCTGCCAGACGAGGGCTGGTCCGCAGGGGAGGCCGCTGCTGCGTCGCCAGAGCACGGTGGTCTCCCGTTGGTTGGTGATGCCGCAGCTCACCACCGCCTTGCGCTGCCCATCGCTGAGCTGCGAATCGAGCTGCACCAGGGCCTGCCGCTGGCTGGTCCAAATCGCCATCGGGTCCTGTTCCACCCATCCATCCGCGGGGTAGGAAATCGGCAGCGGTGCACTGGCGCTGATCACGAGATCCCCCGAGCTACTGAACAGCGCTGCCCTGGAGCTGCTGGTGCCCTGATCGAGGGCCAGAAGAAGAGGCTGTTCAGCCATGGCCAATGTCTTTCTCTCCTGCTAGCCAGGAGATGGCTGACTGCAAAGGTTTTGAGAGCGATGACTCCGTTTCGAGACCCACCCGCTTGGGTTGCCGATGCGGTGCTCTATCAAATCTTTCCCGACCGTTTCCGGCGGAGTGGACGGGTCGATGCGCAGCGCTATCTCGCCCTCAAGCCATGGGGGGCGGACCCTCGCGAGGAAGGATTCCAGGGCGGGGATCTCTACGGCGTCATCGATGCTCTTGATGGGCTTCAAGCGATGGGCATCACCTGCCTCTATCTCACGCCGATCTTCAGTTCAGCCGCCAACCATCGCTATCACGCCTACGACTACTTCGAGGTTGATCCTCTGTTGGGGGGCAACGCAGCCCTAACGAAGCTCATCGAAGCTGTGCATCAG of the Synechococcus sp. MU1617 genome contains:
- a CDS encoding ATP-dependent DNA helicase RecQ — protein: MQTHFGWDGFRPGQRPVVDAVLAGRDALAVLPTGGGKSLCYQLPALVREGLVVVISPLVALMEDQVMALQRRGIAAACLHAGLDPARRQHALEQLRDATLRLLYIAPERLQGEQIRLMLERHATEGRLVAIAVDEAHCISAWGHDFRPDYRRLGQVRRLCPGVPMLALSATAAPRVRADIIRLLDLRRPLVQVSSARRDNLQYTMQRRPRDPMPQVLEALEMSRGAALIYARTRRSVEQWAERLSDQGVAATPYHAGLDPETRQQALRLFLEHERPVLVATVAFGMGVDRGDVGLVLHLDLPATPEGYLQESGRAGRDGKSAHCQVLFSPGDRTSLGWAMQASARGSEALEDRRRLDLAQQQLRRMEAVAEGEMCREQALMLAVGELVGPCGRCDRCKDAPKRRDWSAQVETLLAHLAEQDGTEMRRLGEHLALHEPGRHDRWTWLARRLVQEELIQESNDGAQRLYLRESGRRFLDSPWPLDYAA
- a CDS encoding LysM peptidoglycan-binding domain-containing protein, yielding MRRTALAALLLTAWFPLAATAASVTVRSGETLSDIADRYGVSVGTLMRMNGIRNPDLVEAGSRLQVPGPTVKAGSGRHRVNSGETLSSIASQYRVSSRDLMALNNLRNANHVEVGQTLRLPNNAVLPRPAFKPVAVTPIQGATEHTVAKGQTLTQIAKAYKLPVASLISINELTDPNKVEVGTRLYLTDPAFQAPITAQPQQAKTEPVATTSSPVVTAKPRVQAKAKPEQIKVVQSKPVQAKKPIAKAKPVEAAKPQQTLAKSADWRTYGPLQVDWGNWQAMGGSQVVPTLNAQGQALYLAVNCSAKKINATGADGSWKTWEAPKNRFEKDLVKDRCQIKA
- a CDS encoding aldehyde dehydrogenase family protein — encoded protein: MALTQTQLSRMQELVGAGLTRPLAWRREQLQRLSALVEKHESEVLEALAADLGKPPTEAFFELVALRQELKLTGRQLERWMRPRRVAVPLSLRPGQAKVVPEPLGCVLVIGPWNYPFQLTLRPLISALAAGNTAVLKPSEHASAIADLIARLIPQHFEPDVVQVVQGDGSVAGSLVAMPFDHIFFTGGGSIGRKVLEGAAAHLTPVTLELGGKSPAIVLEGADLTVGARRLIWGKGINAGQTCIAPDHLLVPLALRSPLLKAMEEARTEMYGADPLNSNQLGQIINERQFNRLEQLLEAARADGSILIGGEISREQRRIAPTVIRVDDRTDPLMAEELFGPLLPVLILDDLTTTLQEIRQGPKPLALYLFGGDETQQQQVLTTTSSGGVCLNDVVMQAGVPQLPFGGVGASGMGSYHGQSGFDTFSHHKAVLKRPFRFDFKLRYPPYKVDLNLLKRLAG
- a CDS encoding alpha-amylase family protein, encoding MTPALPWWSGTVIYQLIVRSYSDGNGDGTGDFKGLAARLPYLRWLGVNTLWLTPIYPSPLRDGGYDITDFTGIHPDLGDLSSFHRFLTAAHSQGMRVILDLVLNHTSDLHPWFQRARWAPKGSSERDVYVWSDDPKRYAEAPVLFRHFEASNWEWDPVAEQYYLHRFLRHQPDLNYENPWVQDMMLEVVDFWLDRGVDGFRLDAVPFLFESEGTRCEGLPETHSFLKRLRERVDSHGRDVLLLGEAIQPVEEAAPYLADDELHGAFNFVLTAHLFAAIASGRTQQLGECLMQAEQAVRGPRWALPLRNHDELWLGDGHLISDEVIQTIRVGLPQGQGHWLNWGINRRLAPLLNGDPRSNRLLHGLLYSLPGMPCLYYGDELGMGDWPGLRDRDPNRTPMAWTPARNGGFSTAPDPLLVLPPITAPGYDYRVVNVEVQKQLPGSLLNWHRRMLTCRRLLPALRHGSFRLLHSPHPGVLVYLRCTEAMTVLVAANVTAAGASLGLDLSEWSGKRTREVMWGCEFPPAAAEWFVNLPPYGFNWWLIGEVDAEA
- a CDS encoding ATP-binding protein, with product MSQHSTLSLGQRLVRSTGLQLILVAGSFSLVTYTLGRNSGIQQSEAHRTNLSITQIREQLSGKLRVPMFLNDLNASAIDAQPDLLKNFDTLGRRFWHQLKAFPVDYINYGARDGSFLGLERGTDDDVLLYEDSTRLGRGQLTVFSLSPRGKRLEPTEIIPGMSATHEEAWYVDTVDAGRPTWSSIYAWEDQPDIHSVSYNTPLFDGDGQLLGVIGVDMVINQLSTWLSQAWGKRSGLAVLIEADGRLIASSDPSIPLTKTGGSNERSSLGELDHPLAEMLHRIHQKPGDSAQPALQRHNEEAFLLQSTPWGGDHGLNWVLLTASSANEEVTQGSRTLSLEIGAAVLALGFTLLLNRSLINRILQPLSALRQASRSTEQQINLLGDDQPQTLQYRCELDQKSGQELLDLNMAVQSMVNAFNQLTRNLSAKEQQITQMFQKQRLRDEQALTQMNQRLKVSLEAAAIAHEINQPLSILRLTAQRLQHQLRQRANGDDPVELLEALQILDDQSSRIARTTDQIKAILRNANTNLTRLDLRDVLNSVQLYVNSNLIEASSWISAALPSELKGHQGAWVDGDAVQLQIAVINLVKNAVDALLLQPSATEAPEIVIRLERRQQNWAIVVDDNGPGLPDDHPGDVPLYSSKPSGSGLGLFIVRSAMDSHNGELTLGISPSGGTRAVLLLPRQG
- a CDS encoding response regulator transcription factor; translated protein: MHCLVVEDQQILLDLLATIVDAFSEISTVSKATSCAQAVAINKDIPVDLAILDLHLPDGDGSELGQHLVQSNPSIQLIVLTGAPEDFQSSRELRESIHALIDKRDSFDALHHSLSRILQPAHQSLTPRQSEIFDLIGAGKSTKEIARMLNSATSTIESHRKAIAQALKLSGAELIREASLTRQITPRP